In the Armatimonadota bacterium genome, GCGCGAGCATCGTCCACCGCCTCATGGTCCTCTCTCCCCGCTCGTGCCGCGGTCCCCCACGTCTCGCTACGCCCCTTATCCTTTTGTGCCCCGCGTTGTACCCTGCGCCATGGCTGGGGCGCAGCCAGCCCTACCGCACAAGGATCGGAATCGACTCCGACCCCTGGATGACCCACTCCGTCCGATCGAAGCGGGCCGCCGGGACGTCGAACTTGGTGAACTCCAGCTGCGTGGCAGGCAGCCCGAACGGCAGGATCCGCACCAGGATGTCGGTGTTGCGGCCGAACTCCGCGAACAGCCGCAGCGCCTCGTCCAGGGAGCTCACGCCCCAGGGGACCGGCTCGGCCTGCAACGCGCCCGACAGCCGGGCCTCCACCGGCACCCCTGGCTCGTCCACGCCCGCGGACCGCACGACGACCACTGCGGGGCCCCGGGGGAAGTCGTTGGGGACGGGCACCTCGATCACGCGCGTGACCGGCCGCTCGGCCAGGTAGGGTTGCAGGCGCACGCGCACGCGCAGCGTCCCCCCCGGGCTCACCTCGCGCGAGGCGGCTGCGACGTCCACGATCGAGGCGGACTGCCGCCGCCGGGTCAGCGAGATCTCGACGGTCAGGTCGTAGGGTTCGAGCCGGCGCAGGTCGTTGTAGAAGGCGAGCTCCATGGCATCCAGCACGTCGAGCACCGACGCCGTGGCGATGTCCCGCGTGCTGTAGAACATGTTCTCGCGGACGATGGGCCGGTCCAGGCCCCGCGCGCGCAGGGTCAGCCGGACCGTGGCGGTCCCCTCACCGGCCGCCTGGTTGCGGGCCCGCTCCACCGCCGACAGCGCCACCAGGGGCGCCAGCGCCCGCGCCATGTCGCGCCGGCGCACCATCTGCGCGCCAAGCTGCACACGGGCCCCGCTGTCGACGTCGGTCACCACCACCCGCAGGTTGAACAGGCGCGGCAACACGCCCAGGGTGGCGGCGATGCCGGTGCCGCGGTCCTGCTCGACGACGCCGATCACCTCGCCCAGGTTGCCCACCTTGAACGGCCGCTCCAGCGTGTTGACCACGGCGATGACCTCGGCGGCCGTCAGGACGTACTCGACGTCGCCCTGGTTCGCCCAGGGGTGGCCGCAGGCGACGATGCGGTCGCCCACCCGCACGGTGACCGTGCAGATCCCCCCGAACTCGACGTCGCCCCGCACTTCCTCCACGCCGACGGTGCTGCCCGCCACCACGGGCTGCGCGGCGAACGTCCCCTTGCCCGCGTAGCCCTGGAGGATCTCCAGTCCCTGGGGCCGGACGACGTCCGCCAGCAACCGGGCAGCGCGGGGGCTCAGGCCCAGCGCGTAGGCGGCCACTGCCGGCGCGGCCACGGCCAGGCCGGGCTGCCGGCCCACCAGCCGCACGGCTTCCCTCGCCGGCGCCACGAGCACGCGGTCGTAGCGCCGGCCGTCGACCGTAAACGGCCGCGAGGCGCGGTACAGCGCGGCGCCGCGGGGACGCCGGGCCGGGCGCTCGAGGAGCGCCAGCATGTCGGCGATGGGCGTGGCCAGCGCAATGTCGCGGCGCGGGGTCTGCCAGATGAACGAGGCGGACAGCGCACCGACCAGCCGGCCGTTGATGTACAGGGGACTGCCGCTCATGCCCGCCGCGCTCCCGCCCGTGCGCTGGACCAGCGGGCCGCTCATGCGAAAGAGGATCATGCGGTCGGACGTGATGGGCCCGCCAGCGCCCCGGAGGATGTCGAGGACCTCGAACTGGAACTCGTCGATGCGCTGGCCGGCGATGACGGTCTTGCCCACCCCGCGCATGCCGGGCCGCACCTGCTCGATGGGCAGGATAGGCGGCAGCGTCGGGGCGGCGTGTGCCACCGGCGCGCCGGGAAGCGTCAGCAGCACGACCAGCACCACGATGCCGGGACGCACGTTCACACCTCGCCCCCTCTCACCCACGGAGCCCGATGCTGCCCTGCAGATCCTTGCAACGGAACAAACGGCCGGCCGACCACCGGTGGGATGCGCGGCCGACGGGGCACTGCCTACCGGGGCTCCAGCCGCGCGACGACGGCGCCGAGTTCCCGGATCTCCATCCCAGGGCGGACCAGCACTTCCACCACCCGGCCGTCCACGGGCGCGCGGGCCGCCACCGCCCGGCCGATCTGCGTGCGCACGTATACCAGAGGATCGCCCTCGCTCACCTGGTCGCCGACCTGGGCCAGCCCCTCGGCGAGCACCTCACCGCGCAGCGTCGCCCGGACGTCCACCAGCCGGGGGGCAGCACCGACCGCGGTGCCCGGCACGACCAGGGTGCCGAGCACGACCACGATGATCGCGAGCGCGAGCCACGACCTCGGCGACGTCGTCATGCGCCTCCTGTGCGCGGCGGCCCACGTCACGCGGGCCGCCGCAGCGCGCAACGCGTGTTCGATTATAGCATACGGGGGTGCGGGCTTCGTGGTTCACGGGACGAACTCGTCC is a window encoding:
- a CDS encoding SpoIVB peptidase S55 domain-containing protein encodes the protein MNVRPGIVVLVVLLTLPGAPVAHAAPTLPPILPIEQVRPGMRGVGKTVIAGQRIDEFQFEVLDILRGAGGPITSDRMILFRMSGPLVQRTGGSAAGMSGSPLYINGRLVGALSASFIWQTPRRDIALATPIADMLALLERPARRPRGAALYRASRPFTVDGRRYDRVLVAPAREAVRLVGRQPGLAVAAPAVAAYALGLSPRAARLLADVVRPQGLEILQGYAGKGTFAAQPVVAGSTVGVEEVRGDVEFGGICTVTVRVGDRIVACGHPWANQGDVEYVLTAAEVIAVVNTLERPFKVGNLGEVIGVVEQDRGTGIAATLGVLPRLFNLRVVVTDVDSGARVQLGAQMVRRRDMARALAPLVALSAVERARNQAAGEGTATVRLTLRARGLDRPIVRENMFYSTRDIATASVLDVLDAMELAFYNDLRRLEPYDLTVEISLTRRRQSASIVDVAAASREVSPGGTLRVRVRLQPYLAERPVTRVIEVPVPNDFPRGPAVVVVRSAGVDEPGVPVEARLSGALQAEPVPWGVSSLDEALRLFAEFGRNTDILVRILPFGLPATQLEFTKFDVPAARFDRTEWVIQGSESIPILVR
- a CDS encoding DUF2118 domain-containing protein — encoded protein: MTTSPRSWLALAIIVVVLGTLVVPGTAVGAAPRLVDVRATLRGEVLAEGLAQVGDQVSEGDPLVYVRTQIGRAVAARAPVDGRVVEVLVRPGMEIRELGAVVARLEPR